In Plasmodium gaboni strain SY75 chromosome 7, whole genome shotgun sequence, the following are encoded in one genomic region:
- a CDS encoding putative membrane protein (conserved Plasmodium membrane protein, unknown function), with product MTKNDYRTIHKFIKMTYKVIRNYMSIHIIHFIMNIILLNYMVIYIYFLNKYNNDSKKNMLDEDQNYYFQVESNKIEERLRYTLVIIYIFFCLFLRLFICIGQYYNNNKGLCKNMRNKDNIYNVYDENNINKINNENKNKECCNFYENIIYVGNKKKYDYMNKNPKELKDKKRNEDIYISLNYIFLYILLFLIGVCNYHIKEFFFYFYCILIICEINTPLIIFMNLIKIINKYYKKNYLFKDYNSINNIKKNDLYIFFFYFVLLRYVKKFHIYGKFKVSQSEKNKVQNIKKKNNNNKKKYIISTFYKKENKIGGLFCLFNYIKNNIIIYYYIYVYKNTIHLFLKKKQINKFYEIIYSFFIKKAFIIYDTIRTSLKNVLIILRHKTVEEKNTDNYNKKKEHDINKYDHNWVIKKNLCKEINTYSNDSKEHEDEEEDKKKKDSHKEYYNNEIITKKEYEKIKKNFYKYKNYYEYFKKYKNDDTSNNMSVYENEIIDNNNFYFLPKKKKKEFQVIEQGENKLFFKNKMENEESNNIYEVQEEIKNSNTYIHSNSIHINKISTDTSLYCHSSSTERRNKSQFHDTNNDKNNKSFLSCEKEESIQYKKKTNVIKKKKIKIYYKHYHDVEDINKKVTIKNNNNKNNNNKNNNNKNKNNNNNNNLMCLENNVKIFLSNFKSKMEIYKFLKRIYKVVLLLNIYLIFFIKAIIIYMNIYYFIFKSTHSLFSFHKCFLILLQCCYFCFFRLYLHEYKKLKK from the coding sequence atgacTAAGAATGATTATAGAACTATacataaatttataaaaatgacATATAAGGTAATAAGAAATTATATGTCtatacatattattcattttattatgaatattattttattgaattatatggttatatatatatattttttaaataaatacaataatgatagtaaaaaaaatatgttagATGAAGATcagaattattattttcaagTTGAAAGTAATAAGATAGAGGAAAGGTTAAGATATACATTggttattatatatatatttttttgtttatttttacgTTTATTCATTTGTATTGGGCagtattataataataacaagggattatgtaaaaatatgaggaataaagataatatttataatgtatatgatgaaaataatataaataaaataaataatgagaataagaataaagaatgttgtaatttttatgagaatataatttatgtaggaaataaaaaaaaatatgattatatgaataaaaatcctaaagaattaaaagataagaaaagaaatgaggatatatatatatccttaaattatatttttttatatatattgttatttttgATAGGAGTATGTAATTATCACATAAAGgagttttttttttatttttattgtatattaataatatgtgAAATAAATACTCctttaattatatttatgaatttaataaagataataaataaatattataaaaaaaattacttGTTTAAAGATTATAATAGTATTAAcaacattaaaaaaaatgatttgtacattttttttttttattttgttctattaagatatgtaaaaaagtttcatatatatggaaaatTTAAAGTATCACAAagtgaaaaaaataaagtgcaaaatataaaaaaaaaaaataataataataaaaaaaaatatataatatcaacattttataaaaaggaaaacAAAATAGGAGGTCTATTCtgtttatttaattatataaaaaataacattataatttactactatatatatgtatataaaaacactattcatttatttttaaaaaaaaaacaaataaataaattttatgaaataatatattcattttttattaaaaaagcTTTCATCATATATGATACTATAAGAACATCActaaaaaatgtattaataatattaagaCATAAGACAgttgaagaaaaaaatacagataattataataaaaaaaaagaacatgatattaataaatatgatcATAACTGggtaataaaaaaaaatttatgtaaagaaataaatacatattcAAATGATTCTAAAGAGCACgaagatgaagaagaagacaaaaaaaaaaaagattctcataaagaatattataacaatGAAATAATAACCAAAAAAGAgtatgaaaaaataaaaaaaaatttttataaatataaaaattattatgaatattttaaaaaatacaaaaatgACGATACTTCTAATAACATGTCAGtttatgaaaatgaaattatagacaataataatttttattttttacccaagaaaaaaaaaaaagaatttcAAGTCATCGAACAAggagaaaataaattattttttaaaaataagatGGAAAATGAAGAAAGTAATAACATATATGAAGTGCAAGAAGAAATAAAGAATAGTAATACGTATATACATTCAAACAGTATccatataaataaaatatcgACGGATACTTCTCTATATTGTCATTCTTCTTCCACAGAACGAAGAAATAAATCACAATTTCATGACacaaataatgataaaaataataaatcatttCTTTCTTGCGAAAAGGAAGAATCGATAcaatacaaaaaaaaaacgaatgtaattaaaaaaaaaaaaataaagatatattataaacattACCATGACGTTGAAgatataaacaaaaaagtaacaataaaaaataacaacaataaaaacaacaacaataaaaacaacaacaacaaaaacaagaacaataataataataacaatttGATGTGCTTAGAAAATAATgtgaaaatatttttatcaaatttTAAAAGCAAGATGGAAATTTACAAATTTCTAAAAAGGATATATAAAGTTGTTCTATTATtgaacatatatttaatattttttattaaagcaataataatttatatgaatatatattattttatattcaaaaGCACACATTctcttttttcttttcataaatgttttttaattttattgcagtgttgttatttttgttttttccGTCTATATCTAcatgaatataaaaagttGAAAAAATGA
- a CDS encoding hypothetical protein (conserved Plasmodium protein, unknown function) — translation MSNIFLLLLFCLIVVLSSSGVYSRGNKISKCVFYDKRNKDMKQVFYVPTSDVNMYKETIRKLLSREISLLEEPLDENENNHNMSNKKNVSNFEEIKKNDENNRKKKEMEEKLKYIEKYRNYAKGVLKNVEFKCDNIDDLKSKVKCNLCVYTEIINNKHIRQGQIIQIFMNECMYGFYYYDNINQYTQNNQYNNKSLNDYNSTQKLDDIYFNITKDISEGNINGINFFKQQSSKYHPVCYVTE, via the coding sequence ATGTCGAATATTTTCTTGTTGTTGttattttgtttaattGTTGTTTTGTCTTCAAGTGGTGTATATTCAAGaggaaataaaatatctaAATGCGTTTTTTATGACAAGAGGAACAAGGATATGAAACAAGTTTTTTATGTGCCTACGAGTGATGTAAATATGTATAAGGAGACCAtaagaaaattattatcaagAGAAATAAGTTTATTAGAAGAACCTTTagatgaaaatgaaaataatcataatatgagtaataagaaaaatgtatcaaattttgaagaaataaaaaaaaatgatgaaaataatagaaaaaaaaaagaaatggaagaaaaattgaaatatatagaaaaatatagaaattATGCAAAAGGGGTTCTAAAAAACGTAGAATTTAAATGTGATAATATTGATGATTTGAAATCAAAAGTAAAATGTAATTTATGTGTTTACAcagaaattataaataataaacatataagACAAGGTCaaattattcaaatatttatgaacGAATGTATGTATGgattttattattatgataatattaatcaatatacacaaaataatcaatataataataaatcttTAAACGATTATAACTCAACACAAAAATTAGATGATATCtattttaatataacaaaaGATATATCAGAAGGAAATATAAACGGAATCAACTTTTTTAAACAACAATCTAGCAAATACCACCCAGTATGTTATGTAACTGAGTAA
- a CDS encoding hypothetical protein (conserved Plasmodium protein, unknown function), producing MNFFFLLKDKNNINLECLNNDKINLYIYLDDIYYRSGDIFRCIIQVSGPEKYIGNIKLDYVVLYIYGICIFNNDIINVSEELLKRHDNIHLPFYKKKEDTNEKKFLIFYTNSIILCSDILFNKCNNNFYYSLECLLPYFIPPTYNGNNVKIKYYLYVEALKRLYKNTKDFITKKYEANYSIHIINTKYKNNPILNFSYYPIKPYDIKLYKENERHTYLHHNFYIYIKELGNTNKFINNSDDINKNYINNNNNNIIYKPLLYKTIYNISYIPTHIYNNIKKSNFDCFICIYNLFSQRKEDSSIFLLNYIIPNYNYFYYLHCFLYIIYHYNYFKNILKCNRNYKNFYLSTINNNVSFFLSILDNIEKANTKGIMSDEYNQREHNEKVNIYDNTKGIMSDEYNQREHNEKVNIYDNTEDTNTFNCSNKSLNEEKKKNTDIYHMNDIHPIMYDDKDLHNFYFCKYENFIFNDIIYEPVLWFDNLIVDNYNKVTTSKEEKDTHIEKSNEIIKNNQNGDSEDTTKRKDHDDNNEKNIRKLKNNTSSNEKMYDLSNDNVKSDTEKKIICQMNEKKNKDEYNVIYNNKFYKMDTIIKYMIRNNMFRYYINKKKIKNDFITNNVKDQKNMKYENTKKMKINSPNIYNINTNNKNVCIISLKDKINNKITNVFNYNNSIINININLRNSQICTKHIDISLKRLEKIRLKKKFFNISKNISFYDENNIIEEEDYSSSSYKTTSYNSKNTSLSSTSISSLQLNVPSKKKKKSYNNVLCSNKIILEQHISTLSCCEKNINIILNEDIIPTFQNDIISIDYFIDMDFYCFNNKDNTLQPFSLQTSFDHVYNMSFRIPIYIIDTMQYEGSINMNSTNFSTTMIEDEPFDMHQIYLREGHKYDYVDKRCYIKNLEI from the coding sequence atgaattttttttttttgttaaaggacaagaataatattaacTTGGAATGTTTAAAcaatgataaaataaatttgtatatatatttagatgatatatattatcgTAGTGGTGATATATTTAGATGTATAATTCAAGTGAGTGGTCCTGAGAAATATATaggaaatataaaattagattacgttgtattatatatatatggaatatgtatatttaataatgatataataaatgtaagTGAAGAATTACTAAAAAGACACGACAATATACATTTACCTTTTTATAAGAAGAAAGAAGATacaaatgaaaagaaatttttaatattttatactaattctataatattatgtagtgatatattatttaataaatgtaataataatttttattattctttaGAATGTTTACTTCCATATTTTATACCACCAACATATAATGGTAACAAtgtaaaaattaaatattatttatatgttgAAGCACTTAAaagattatataaaaatacaaaagattttattacaaaaaaatatgaagCTAATTATTcaatacatattattaatacaaaatataaaaataatccTATATTgaatttttcatattatccAATTAAACcatatgatataaaattatataaagaaaatgagagacatacatatttacatcataatttttatatttatataaaagaattgGGGAATACAAacaaatttataaataattcagatgatataaataaaaattatattaataataataataataatattatatataaaccattattatataaaacaatatataatatatcttatattccaacccatatatataataatattaaaaaaagtaattttgattgttttatatgtatttataatttgttCTCACAAAGAAAAGAAGATTCTTCTATCTTcttattaaattatatcattcccaattataattatttttattatctacattgctttttatatataatatatcattataattattttaaaaatattcttaaaTGTAATCgtaattataaaaatttttatttatcaaccataaataataatgtcTCTTTTTTTCTCTCTATCCTAGACAACATAGAAAAGGCAAACACAAAGGGAATCATGTCAGATGAATACAACCAGAGAGAGCACAATGAAAAggtaaatatatatgataacACAAAGGGAATAATGTCAGATGAATACAACCAGAGAGAGCACAATGAAAAggtaaatatatatgataacACAGAGGATACAAATACATTTAATTGTTCTAATAAATCattaaatgaagaaaaaaaaaaaaatacagatatatatcatatgaATGATATTCATCCTATTATGTATGATGATAAAGATTTgcataatttttatttttgtaaatacgaaaattttatttttaatgatattatatatgaaccTGTTTTATGGTTTGATAATTTAATTGtagataattataataaagtTACAACTTctaaagaagaaaaagatacACACATAGAAAAGTCAAATGAAATAATTAAGAATAATCAAAATGGTGACTCTGAAGATAcaacaaaaagaaaagatcatgatgataataacgaaaaaaatattagaaaattaaaaaataatactagttcaaatgaaaaaatgTATGATTTGTCAAATGATAATGTTAAAAGTGACAcagaaaagaaaataatttgtcagatgaatgaaaaaaaaaataaagatgaatataatgtgatatataataataaattttataaaatggatactatcataaaatatatgattagaaataatatgttcagatattatattaataagaaaaaaataaaaaatgattttattacaaataatgtaaaggatcaaaaaaatatgaaatatgaaaacaccaaaaaaatgaaaatcAATTCAcctaatatatataatattaatacgaataataaaaatgtttgtattatatcattaaaggataaaataaataataaaataacaaatgtttttaattataataatagcattattaatataaatataaatttaagAAATTCTCAAATATGCACAAAACATATTGATATATCTTTAAAAAGGTTAGAAAAAATTAgattgaaaaaaaaattttttaatatatcaaaaaatatatctttttatgatgaaaataatattatagaaGAAGAAGATTATTCATCTAGTTCTTATAAAACAACATCatataattcaaaaaatacGTCTTTATCATCTACATCTATATCATCATTACAATTAAATGTTCcatcaaaaaaaaaaaaaaaatcatataataatgtcCTATGtagtaataaaataattctaGAACAACATATTAGTACTTTATCATGTtgtgaaaaaaatataaatataatattgaatGAAGATATTATTCCAACATTtcaaaatgatataataagTATAGATTATTTTATAGATATGGATTTTTATTGTTTCAACAATAAAGACAATACATTACAACCATTTTCGCTGCAAACATCTTTTGATCATGTTTACAACATGTCTTTTCGCATacctatatatattatagaCACTATGCAATATGAGGGTAGTATAAACATGAATTCTACAAATTTTTCTACTACTATGATAGAAGACGAGCCATTTGATATGCAccaaatatatttaagaGAAGGTCATAAGTATGACTACGTGGATAAGAGGTgttacataaaaaatttagaaatatga
- a CDS encoding hypothetical protein (conserved Plasmodium protein, unknown function) — MNIEKLNAVKKYVQNFDHKNADESISNFVQLLKAIDIKMVVFDFDLTIIGAHSGGYIDKSNDVDNIGTSVSEHFKIFSKALYANDIKITVATFSDEEAIRYNKSRSSNLIAGTELVQFCIKKSKCETKIEKVYAYYPYYYKEPKKYRALGLDKPMTNDKSYHLERIRREFFVNIDEIIFIDDDMNNCISARKEGYITFNVTGKDGFNFKNIQIL; from the exons atgaacatTGAAAAGCTAAATGCGGTAAAAAAGTATGTTCAGAATTTTGATCATAAAAATGCTGACGAAA gCATAAGCAATTTTGTTCAATTACTAAAGGCaatagatataaaaatggtTGTGTTTGATTTTGACCTTACTATAATCGGTGCCCATTCAG GAGGATATATTGATAAATCAAATGATGTTGATAATATTGGAACGTCTGTATCTGAGcattttaaaatattttcaaagGCTTTATATGCCAatgatattaaaattaCAGTGGCTACTTTTTCAG aTGAAGAAGCTATTCGATATAATAAAAGCAGATCATCAAATTTAATTGCAGGTACAGAATTAGTCCAATTCTGTATAAAGAAAAGTAAATGTGAAACAAAAATTGAAAAGGTTTACGCCTATTACCCata tTATTATAAGGAACCGAAAAAATACAGGGCATTGGGATTGGATAAACCTATGACAAATGATAAGTCATATCATTTAGAAAGA ATAAGACGAGAATTTTTTGTCAATATTgatgaaataatatttatagatgatgatatgaataattGTATATCAGCTCGTAAAGAAGGTTATATTACCTTTAATGTAACTGGAAAGGATGGATTTAATTTTAAGAATATACAAATTTTATAG
- a CDS encoding putative DEAD/DEAH box ATP-dependent RNA helicase: protein MGKIFKKSQKSHKVHMHHNINKHDQKKKKNRQQHTDMLMGKMSKEFIKNKKNIGEGGNKKKTNNKFNNIWKKKKKNDNSEKGQVDILGLLKDDNDNMNDYNNNDDDNNNNNNDDNNNNNIYDNNNNNDDDDNYSCNHKKNDKTKKEHDILELNNINFNERRKKLINDKKIFDGKFCDLKNVLSQTIINTLEKNNFIKMTSIQKMSIPLFFKPNDIFLKSMTGSGKTLCYAIPAIEKILNMKEKIKITRDMGIFILVLSPTRELAIQINNLFCILSKPYPYIVASCITGGEKKKSEKNRLKKGISILTCTPGRLLDHLEHTKSFKLTFLKMVVLDEADKIIYLGTQDKIKLIYDMIRKIKQEEYSKVDRKKKKEQNIIRDNMDDINMSGNNMNDMNDMNNMNNMNNMNNMNNISNNLSKQYEQFITDKFQMIFISATLNHAMKTLANYCLTNNTIWIEKEKKNDINGGDETEDRNNESNMNLENKKLNNNNNNNKYGDDDDNNTYELPEQLKQYCILIDMKQKFICLIYMLLDCIEKKKKPVVFLSNHHSVEYLQILLKSIYWPTDVNKKNIEVNKKLNEKITPVLEREDEKLLRKHLEQNILNNINNNDKNNHNGSGRINLSYKNINLEEIQNDDDLNDETGNLYNINADKHKRIYLFENINIYILHGNLSKEDRLGNFIDFSNINNSILLCTDIISRGIHFDSLSVVIQYDPPQILEEYIHKVGRTARLNKQGSAYLFLLNSQKQFLNILKNKNIQLKIILGNTIINHFKKFCIPNFLKSVGKDILNFLHNHMQTIVKSNNTLMEKGTSAFLCSITSFYSTSKNLRAIFNVKDIHLGHLAYTFLLEKTPKQISKYKKEQNYINIKKQTVLSKKEKRLLKSKKFQKKQKRK, encoded by the coding sequence ATGGGCAAAATTTTCAAGAAAAGCCAAAAATCACACAAGGTGCATATGCAccataatataaataagcatgatcaaaaaaaaaaaaaaaacagaCAACAACATACTGACATGTTGATGGGCAAAATGTCCAAGGAATTTATTAAgaataagaaaaatattgGAGAAGGaggaaataaaaagaaaacaaataataagtttaataatatttggaagaagaaaaagaaaaatgaCAATTCAGAAAAAGGTCAAGTAGATATACTAGGATTATTAAAAGATGATAATGACAATATgaatgattataataataatgatgatgataataataataataataatgatgataataataataataatatttatgataataataacaataatgatgatgatgataattattcttgtaatcataaaaaaaatgataaaacaaaaaaagaacacGATATTCtagaattaaataatataaattttaatgagagaagaaaaaaactaataaatgataaaaaaatttttgaTGGTAAATTTTgtgatttaaaaaatgtgtTAAGTCaaacaataataaatacattagaaaaaaataattttataaaaatgacaagtattcaaaaaatgagtattcctttattttttaaaccaaatgatatatttttaaaatcGATGACAGGCTCTGGAAAAACCTTATGTTATGCTATACCAGcaatagaaaaaatattaaatatgaaagaaaaaataaaaattacaaGAGATATGGGTATCTTTATTTTGGTTTTGTCTCCTACAAGAGAATTAGctatacaaataaataatttattttgtattttatcAAAGCCATATCCATATATAGTAGCATCGTGCATAACTGGGggagaaaaaaaaaaatctgAAAAAAATCGATTGAAAAAAGGGATATCTATATTGACATGTACACCTGGAAGATTATTGGATCACTTGGAGCACACAAAATCGTTTAAActtacatttttaaaaatggTAGTACTAGACGAAGctgataaaataatatatttggGCACCCAAGACAAGATAAAACTTATATATGATatgataagaaaaataaagCAAGAGGAGTATTCGAAGGTTGACagaaagaagaaaaaagaaCAGAATATAATTCGTGACAATATggatgatataaatatgagtggcaataatatgaatgatatgaatgatatgaataatatgaataatatgaataatatgaataatatgaataatattagtAATAATCTTTCAAAACAATATGAACAATTTATCACAGATAAATTCCAAATGATCTTTATATCGGCAACTCTAAACCATGCTATGAAAACGCTGGCAAATTATTGTTTAACAAATAATACTATATGGatagaaaaagaaaaaaaaaatgacaTAAATGGTGGGGATGAAACTGAGGATAGGAACAATGAATCAAATATGAACCTAGagaacaaaaaattaaataataataataataataataaatatggtgatgatgatgataataacaCTTATGAACTGCCTGAACAACTAAAACAGTACTGTATTCTTATAGATATGAAACAGAAATTTATCTGTTTAATATACATGTTATTAGATTGTatagaaaagaaaaagaagcCAGTGGTGTTCTTGTCAAATCATCATAGTGTGGAATATCtacaaatattattgaAAAGTATTTATTGGCCAACAgatgtaaataaaaaaaatatcgaagtaaataaaaaattgaatgaaaaaataacTCCAGTATTAGAAAGAGAAgatgaaaaattattaagaaaacatttagaacaaaatatattaaataatataaataataatgataaaaataatcataatgGTAGTGGTCGTATAAATTTGTcttacaaaaatataaatttagaagaaatacaaaatgatgatgatctaaatgatgaaacagggaatttatataacatcAATGCTGATAAACataaaagaatttatttatttgaaaatataaatatatatatacttcATGGGAATTTATCTAAAGAAGATCGTTTAGGTAATTTTATAGACTTTTCAAACATTAACAattcaatattattatgtacAGATATTATATCTAGAGGTATTCATTTTGATTCTTTAAGTGTTGTTATTCAATATGATCCACCACAAATTCTTGAAgaatatatacataaagTTGGAAGAACTGCTAGATTAAATAAACAAGGATCAGCTTATTTATTCTTACTAAACTCACAAAAacaatttttaaatatattaaaaaataaaaatatacaattaaaaattatattaggaaatacaataataaaccatttcaaaaaattttgtattcctaattttttaaaatctGTAGGAAAAGATATTTTAAACTTTCTACACAATCATATGCAAACTATAGTTAAATCAAATAATACTCTTATGGAAAAAGGAACTAGTGCATTCTTATGTTCTATTACTTCTTTTTATTCAACCAGCAAAAATCTAAGAGCCATTTTTAATGTAAAAGATATACACTTAGGTCACTTGGCTTACACATTCTTATTAGAAAAAACTCCTAAACAaatttcaaaatataaaaaagaacaaaattatatcaACATTAAAAAACAAACTGTTCTTAGTAAGAAGGAAAAGAGATTGTTAAAGTCCAAAAAATTCCAGAAAAAGCAAAAgaggaaataa
- a CDS encoding putative 40S ribosomal protein S5 — METTTADIKLFKKWSYEEINIADLSLVDCIAVSQKACVYTPHTAGRYQKKRFRKALCPIVERLVNSMMMHGRNNGKKLKAIRIVAYAFEIIHLMTGENPIQVFVNAVQKGGPREDSTRIGSAGVVRRQAVDVSPLRRVNQAIYLICTGARNAAFRNIKSISECLAEEIINCANESSSSYAIKKKDEIERVAKANR, encoded by the exons ATGGAAACAACAACGGCTGATATAaaactttttaaaaaatggTCATATGAAGAGATCAATATTGCTGACTTATCTTTG gTGGATTGTATAGCTGTGTCACAAAAGGCATGTGTTTATACCCCACATACTGCTGGACGTTATCAAAAGAAAAGGTTTAGAAAGGCGTTATGCCCAATTGTAGAAAGATTAGTAAATTCTATGATGATGCATGGAAGGAATAACggaaaaaaattaaaagcAATAAGAATCGTAGCTTATGCTTTTGaaattattcatttaatgACAGGAGAAAACCCAATACAAGTTTTTGTAAACGCAGTACAAAAAGGTGGACCAAGAGAAGATTCAACAAGAATTGGATCAGCTGGTGTTGTTAGAAGACAAGCAGTTGATGTCTCTCCTTTAAGAAGAGTAAATCAAGCTATCTATTTAATTTGCACTGGTGCTAGAAATGCAGCTtttagaaatattaaatcTATATCTGAATGTTTAGCAgaagaaattattaattgTGCTAATGAATCATCTAGTTCTTATGctattaaaaaaaaagatgaaatTGAAAGAGTAGCAAAAGCTAACAGATAA